A stretch of Palaemon carinicauda isolate YSFRI2023 chromosome 36, ASM3689809v2, whole genome shotgun sequence DNA encodes these proteins:
- the LOC137628910 gene encoding uncharacterized protein CG3556-like has product MMSKMILQVLSNLLLVSLASLTLAETPNHKELKGPANLLDDHPALAVPALKRAVDYVMAQRHPDYGWGTDTAHTVLPLKLANASWFEADNLEAQLVIKQMELELILRMWKHRELPLTTGYLAVNVMALVALCKDPRSFYAKDLVAMLVHEDEGVDFEVVFAQLATCTSGHHMRRYRLRRLVDIVNDRHKSPSVDTLSIVILALHCAQHQRRHDLGRFIDQALKALLKHQAPDGSFNKSLHSTALALQAMMSSKIGSSWNATMAQEYVMSHQLPDGSFGGLFDTNAVLPILGGSTLLDVALRKCPKIEEDTIDDNEIPIDSLLMPEDFLPLSFDDPTTTPSPTVYPPPVKMINVTYYLWKGQKPEKSFNMSFTVPENTTFFTVMRRAAHIDFRFQFSALHWGDGYYIHTLWGEEEDKDIQLFWRLYLLKESPVPGQHPGEDNAVGTGVKELIVNDGDHLLFWYHKMY; this is encoded by the exons GTCCGGCTAACCTGTTAGATGACCATCCAGCATTGGCTGTCCCAGCTCTTAAGAGGGCTGTCGACTACGTCATGGCCCAGAGGCACCCGGACTACGGCTGGGGCACGGACACTGCCCATACCGTCCTGCCCCTCAAGTTGGCCAACGCGTCTTGGTTTGAGGCCGACAATCTCGAGGCCCAGCTCGTGATTAAGCAGATGGAACTCGAGCTTATACTCAGGATGTGGAA ACACAGAGAACTGCCCCTGACTACAGGCTACTTAGCAGTGAACGTGATGGCTTTAGTGGCTCTGTGCAAGGATCCAAGATCCTTCTACGCTAAGGATCTCGTTG CCATGCTCGTCCACGAAGACGAGGGCGTTGACTTCGAGGTGGTCTTCGCGCAGCTGGCCACTTGTACTTCAGGTCACCACATGAGACGGTACCGCCTCCGCAGACTGGTCGATATCGTTAACGATCGCCACAAAAGTCCGTCTGTCG ACACCCTCTCAATCGTGATCCTGGCACTGCACTGCGCTCAACATCAAAGGCGCCACGACCTCGGACGATTTATAGACCAAGCCCTGAAGGCTCTTCTGAAGCATCAGGCTCCGGACGGATCCTTCAACAAAAGCCTTCACTCGACTGCCCTAGCACTTCAG GCTATGATGTCCAGTAAAATTGGCAGTTCTTGGAACGCGACGATGGCCCAAGAGTATGTTATGTCTCACCAACTTCCTGACGGTTCCTTCGGCGGGCTGTTCGACACAAACGCCGTCTTGCCCATCCTCGGGGGGAGCACCCTGCTGGACGTGGCCCTCAGGAAATGCCCAAAGATCGAGGAGGACACTATCGATGATAATGAAATTCCAA TTGACAGTCTCCTGATGCCAGAAGATTTCCTCCCCTTGAGTTTCGACGACCCAACGACGACTCCTAGTCCAACTGTTTATCCTCCACCTGTGAAGATG ATCAACGTGACTTACTACCTCTGGAAAGGACAGAAACCAGAGAAATCCTTCAACATGTCCTTCACCGTCCCTGAGAACACAACATTCTTTACAGTTATGAGGAGAGCTGCTCATATTGACTTTCGATTTCA GTTCTCTGCCCTACACTGGGGAGATGGCTACTACATCCATACTCTGTGGGGAGAAGAAGAAGACAAGGACATCCAGCTTTTCTGGCGCCTCTACCTCTTGAAGGAGTCCCCAGTCCCCGGCCAGCATCCAGGGGAGGATAATGCCGTTGGGACAG GTGTGAAAGAGCTCATTGTGAACGACGGAGACCACCTGCTCTTCTGGTATCACAAGATGTACTGA